A segment of the Flavobacterium azooxidireducens genome:
ATACATGGATGACGTGTTGCCAATATCACCACGTTTGGCATCGGCTATCGTAAAAATTTCGGGATAATTGGTATTGATATAATCGATGGTTTTTTGTAACGATTGCCATCCTTTTAATCCGTATGCTTCATAAAAAGCAGTATTTGGCTTGTAGGAAATACACAAATCGTGTGTAGCATCTATAATGGATTTGTTGAATTCAAAAATTGGGTCTTCGGTTTGAAGCAGGTGTTTTGGAATTTTATTTAAATCCACATCCAAACCTATGCATAGAAATGATTTTTTAATGTAAATTTGTTCAATAAGTTGTGCTGTAGTCAAGGTGTTGGTTTTTGTAGTTTGGCAAATTTACAAAGTAGATTTAGACAATCAATGAAATTATATAACAATCTCGAAAAATTGTATAACAAGACACGTTGAATTTCATGGTAAGTTTGTAAATATAAAAACAAACATATTATTAATTTAAAACTAAATATCATGAACACAACAGATTTAAAAGGAAAATGGAACGAGTTAAAAGGTAAATTAAAACAACAATATGCCGATTTAACGGATGATGATTTACTTTACGTTGAAGGAAAAGAAGACGAACTTTATGGAAGAATTCAACAAAGAGTTGGTAAATCTAAAGAAGAAGTTAAAAATATGATCGACAAGCTTTAATAAGCACAGTTACTGAAAAGAGGAATTATAAAGATTCCTCTTTTTTTAAATTTAACCAATATTGTTACATGCTAACCACTGTAAAAAAAGACAATCATCCTGCCTTAAACCTACTTTTTATAATAAGTTTGGTTTTTGTTTTATTTATACTCAAACCGATTGTCGTGCCTATAATAATTGCTATTATTTTAAGTGTGTCGGTTTTTCCGTTTGTATTATATTTAGAAAGAAGATGGCACTTTAATAGAGTAGTTTCTGCCATTTTTGCAATTTTATTATTATCATTACTAGTCTTTGCCTTAATTACATTTATCGGTTTTCAAATTTCCGATATTATGGACAAAGGAAGTGAATATGCCGATAAATTAAGTCAAGTCTACAATGATCTTGCCGCAAAAGTTGAAACCACTTTCGGCATTGATAAAAGTGAATTGTCTTTAAAAAAGTTAAATCTTGGTGAAACTTTAAAAGAGAATTCCTCTAGTATCATCGAATTTGTTACCATGTCCGGCAGTATTTTCACTGATGTGATTTTAATTCCGCTTTATATGTTTTTCTTTTTAATTTACCGTAAATTTTTTAAAAGTTTCTTTTACAGAGCTTTTTCAAAAGACGGAAATACATTAAAAGCCAAAACAATTTTGAGTAAGCTTTACGATGTGCAACAAAACTATTTAGTGGGGTTGTTTATGGTAATGGGAATTGTTGGCGTTCTTAATTCTATTGGTTTATTAATTTTAGGAATTGACAATGCCATTTTCTTTGGTTTTCTTGCCGCTTTGCTGCTTTTAATTCCTTACATCGGAATTATTATAGGATCGCTACTTCCGGCAATTGTTGCACTAGCCACCAAAGATTCTTTATGGTACCCAATTGCTGTAATTGCCATTTTTGCATTTATTCAATTTATTGAAGGAAATTTTATAACACCCAAAATAACCGGATCGAAAGTGAGTATTAATGCTTTTGTTGCCATACTTTCAATCATTTTATTTTCCATGCTTTGGGGAACAGCGGGAATGATAGTTGCTTTACCGGTAATTGCCAGTTTAAAGGTTGTATTTGATACAATTCCGGAACTAAAACCGTATGGATTTTTGATTGGCGAACCATTGGATGAACATTTGAGAAGCACTGCACGAATCCGATTAAAAAATTGGAAAAAAATCAGGAAAGAGAAACTTAGTCAAGTTAAAGTTTAACTATTACAAGGACACAGCTTAAATTATC
Coding sequences within it:
- a CDS encoding CsbD family protein; its protein translation is MNTTDLKGKWNELKGKLKQQYADLTDDDLLYVEGKEDELYGRIQQRVGKSKEEVKNMIDKL
- a CDS encoding AI-2E family transporter; translation: MLTTVKKDNHPALNLLFIISLVFVLFILKPIVVPIIIAIILSVSVFPFVLYLERRWHFNRVVSAIFAILLLSLLVFALITFIGFQISDIMDKGSEYADKLSQVYNDLAAKVETTFGIDKSELSLKKLNLGETLKENSSSIIEFVTMSGSIFTDVILIPLYMFFFLIYRKFFKSFFYRAFSKDGNTLKAKTILSKLYDVQQNYLVGLFMVMGIVGVLNSIGLLILGIDNAIFFGFLAALLLLIPYIGIIIGSLLPAIVALATKDSLWYPIAVIAIFAFIQFIEGNFITPKITGSKVSINAFVAILSIILFSMLWGTAGMIVALPVIASLKVVFDTIPELKPYGFLIGEPLDEHLRSTARIRLKNWKKIRKEKLSQVKV